Below is a genomic region from Eubacterium sp. 1001713B170207_170306_E7.
GGCTAAAAAGACTACGTTTTTATCACTGACGTATTCAGTTTTGATGGCCGAGAGGGTGGGATTCGAACCCACGTGGGCTTGCACCCTAACGGTTTTCAAGACCGCCCCGTTATGACCACTTCGGTACCTCTCGACTCGAAATGCAAGATTAATTATAACAGGGGCTGAAGCCCCTGTCAACCATTTTCTTCGTGATTTTTACCGGATTTTTATTTAGAGTTTAACGGTCCAACCCAGTTTATCCTCAACGGTTCCTGTCTGCATTCCAAACAAAGTATCGTAAATTCTCTGTGTGTATTCACCGATTTCACCGTTGTTAAAACTCATATTTTCCCCCTGGTATTCCAGGCCGCCGATCGGCGATACAACCGCTGCGGTTCCAGTGCCAAATACTTCTTCAATCTGGCCTTTATGATACATATCTACAAACTCGTCAATGGTAATACGGCGTTCTATTACTTCTTCTCCCCAGGAACGCAGCAGCTCAATAACACTTTTTCGGGTAATCCCAGGAAGAATTGTTCCGTGAAGCTCAGGCGTGATGAATTTACCATCCACTTTAAAGAAGATGTTGCTGGTGCCGACCTCTTCAATATACCTGCGTTCCGCGCCGTCGAGCCAAAGAATTTGTTCAAAGCCTTCATCGTGAGCTTTTTCCTGTGCTGCCAGGCCACCTGCGTAGTTACCGCCGCATTTGGCTTCGCCTGTACCTCCGACAACTGTCCGTGAATAGATGTCCTCCACATGCATCTTTGCAGGCTGCAGCCCTGTCGCATAATATGCGCCTACCGGGCTTAAAATAATAATAAACTTATAATGAAGACTGGTACGGACACCGATAAACGGATCTGTGGCAAAGACGAAAGGACGGATATAC
It encodes:
- a CDS encoding branched-chain amino acid aminotransferase, with amino-acid sequence MEIAITKRTQLKPKPDENNLVFGTEFTDHMFIMDYTEGVGWHDARIVPYGPIELSPAAMVLHYAQEVFEGMKAYKTPEGDIQFFRPMENFARMNRSNARMCIPQIDEEFVFGALKQLVTIDQDWVPHAPGTSLYIRPFVFATDPFIGVRTSLHYKFIIILSPVGAYYATGLQPAKMHVEDIYSRTVVGGTGEAKCGGNYAGGLAAQEKAHDEGFEQILWLDGAERRYIEEVGTSNIFFKVDGKFITPELHGTILPGITRKSVIELLRSWGEEVIERRITIDEFVDMYHKGQIEEVFGTGTAAVVSPIGGLEYQGENMSFNNGEIGEYTQRIYDTLFGMQTGTVEDKLGWTVKL